The Natribaculum luteum genome contains the following window.
GTCCCGACGACGAACACGCGGTTCGCACGGTCGCCGGTCGGCAACAGCGCGTAGTTAGGTGCGCGCTCGTCGTCGCTTTCTTTGAACGTATACGTCGAATCGTTGAACTCCGAGGCGAAGACGCGACGGGCGACTTCGCGGGTGAGTTGTGCCTGACTCATGTCACATCGACCTCGCTTTGATCAGCAGTTCTTCCCCGTCGACTGGCCCGTCGAGTTCCTCGACCTCGTCCGCCAGGACGTAGCGGCCGAACGTCGGGCCCTCGACACGGTAGTACGTTCCGAGGATCTTCTCGGCGATCTCGTCTGCGACGACGGTCGTATCCAGCGCGTCCATCGCCATCTCCTTGGCTTCCTCGAGGCTGATCCCGGTCAGCGCCTCGGTGGCCTCCTTGTCGAAGATGACCTCGTGTGCGTCGATGCCGTCGTCGACGACGCCTTTGATCCGGAGGTCGAACTCGCCTTCGACCTCGCCGTGTTCGCTACAGCGCCCGTTCTGGAGGACGCGAGTACAGCCCTCGTGGGGACAGCGTTTGATCAGGCCGCTCCCGCTTTGCATGTCGACGAGTGCGCCCTCGACCTCGCTCGTGTCGTTGCCGACCTCGAGGTCCTCGTCGAGTTCCTCGATCACCGTCGTCGAGTTGAGTTTGACCGAGTACCGGCCCTGGTACTCGTCGGTGACGACGTTGCGAAGCCGGTAGACGCCACCTTCCTCGAGCGTGGGCAGGTCCGATTTGGCCCACTTGGTGAACTTGATCGTGCCCGTGGGGTCGCCCAGCAGGCCGACCTGTGCGATAGAGTCGCTACGGGGTTCCCAGAGTTCGATCACCTTCGCGGTGAGGTCGATCCACTGTTCGGGTTCGTCCACGTCCTCGACGCTGGCCTCCTGGCTGGCGCTGCCGGCGAGGTCGTCGCGCTCTAAGCCCGCCTCGTCGAGGTAGTGGTTGGTGACGCTGCGTCGCGCCTCGTCGATCGGTACTTTGTACTCGTCGACGAGCGTCGTCAGTCGTCCTTCGACGTCCTCGACGTCGACGTCGAGGTGGTCCGAAAACTGCTCGTGTATGTCTTCCGCGTGCTGTCGTACGTCGCTCATACTGTCACGCCTCCTCCTGTGTCTCGATGGGAGGCATACCGCGTTTCGCTCCCGATCGTATTTAAACTGCCGGGACCGGAGTGAAAGTGAACGGCAAACGGCGACTACGGCGACTCGACGTCGACTTCGACGGCGTTCGGTTCGACCGCGTTCGCGGCGTAGCCGCCCTCGTTCCAGGGGAACTCGTCGTCCTCGAGCGCGTCCCGCCACGCGTCGGGGTTCGAGATTCGCATCGGCTGTCGCCGGCCCCGTTCGTCGGTCGCACGCGACGCGAGGACGTGCGTTCCCGGCGTCGCCTCCCAGTCGTAGCGAAACAGACGCCACGCGCCCGCGTAGTCGGGACCGAACAGCTCCGCAGCGTCCCAGGTGTCGCCGCCGTCGGTCGACACCTCGACCTGCGTGACGTCGTCGTCGCCGGCCCACGCCACGCCCGTAATCTCGACCGTCTCGTCGTCGGAAACGAAGACGGGCGACTCGCCGTCGGGCGCTCCGATGACGGACATCACGGTCTGATCGAACGTGTACGGGTGTTCCGGTTCGCCAGCCTCGAATTGGTCCCACGTGTCGACCGTCTCGACGGTCTCGTTCGACTCGGGTTCGACGTCGGCGGGGTGGAGCCGGTAGGCTTCCTGCTGCCAGTAGGCGTGTTCGCCGGGTCGATCGAGCGAGTTTTCGACGACCATCGTGTCCATGAGCCGCAGCTCATCGACCCACTTGACGCTGTTTACGCCGTACCACCCGGGGACGATCACTCGAACAGGGAACCCGTGTTCGGGCGGCAGCGGCTGGCCGTTCATCTCGTAGGCGAGGATGCAGTCGTCGACGGCCTTCGAGAGCGGGATCGACCGCGCGAAGACGTCCTCGCCGTCCGACGGATCGCCGCCGACGGCCGTGAGCCACGCGTCGTCGACTGCGCTATCTAGCTGGTCGCGCACCACGGATCTGATCGGCGTCCCCGTCCAGACGGCCGTTCCGGCGGCCTCGTAGCCCCACTGGACGCTCCCTGTCTCCGGGCGGTGCTGTCCGCGACCGTTGCCGGCACACTCCATCGTGTGTGCGACCGCGACCGTCGGGAACTCGTCTTTGAGTTCCGCCAGCGTGTACTCGCCCTCGAGTCCCCCGGCCAACGAGACGGTCCACGAGTCAGCCTCGGCGTCGGGGATGTCGTTGCGATGGCAGACGAAGTGTTCTTCGACGGGCGTCAGCCAGTTGGCGTAGGTCCGCCTGCTGGCCGCGCCGACGACGGTGTACTTGTCTTCCTCGTCTCGCGTCTCTCGGACGCCGCCCTTTCGCTCGAGGATCGCCTCGATCTCGTCGTGGCGGCTCGCTCGAGACTGGTCTGTGGCCATAGGTGGCATGCAACACGAAGAAAGAAAATCTTTCGCTACGAGAGGCGGTGGGGCCGTCGACCTCGTTCCCGCCAGTCTCAGCGGGGTACCGGCGACGGGACTATGTGGTCGCCCGTTCAACGGAACGATAATGGCGGATCGTCGTCGACTCGAGCGCTTTCTCCGTTCGAAACTTCGGGAGGCAGGCCAGCAGTACGAGGAGTTTCGCAGATCGTCCGACGGACAACTCGAGGAGGCCCGCGAGGCGTACCAGGTCGCCCGAAACGCCCGTGGGCTGCCGACCGACGACGCGGGGCGTGCGAAGATCGTCTGTCGCCGGTACGCCGAACGGCGGGCGGCGAAACTCGACGAGGAGTTCCGTCCGGCGTGTTACGAGGCGGGCCACCCCGACTGTGAGGGCTGCGTCGAGGACGTCCACGAGGGACGGATCGAGACGTGGTGACGGGCGGCCGCGAACTGTTTTCCCCGACCGGAGTGAATCGCTGGCATGGATCGGCCGATCGTCGCCTGCGTCCTCGCCGGCGGGACCGGAACGCGACTGTACCCCGCGAGTCGGAGCGACCGTCCGAAGCAGTTTCACGCTCTCGCGGGTGAGACATCCCTGCTCTCGCGGACGCTCGAGCGCGTCGGCTTCGCGGACGAGCGGTACGTGCTCACGCGTGAGGCGTTCGCCGACGACGTTCGCGAACTCGCGCCCGACGTGGGAGTGCTGGTCGAACCCGCACCGAGAGACACCGGCCCGGCGCTCGTCTACGCGGCGTGGCGACTCCGCGAGCAGGTCGACGACGCGGTCCTCGTCTGTCTGCCGAGCGACCACCACGTCGGCGACGACCTGGCGTTCACACGAGCGCTCGAGCGGGCGGCCCGGATCGCCGCCAACACCGGAGATCTGGTCACGCTCGGCGTCGCGCCGACGCGACCGGCGACGGGCTACGGCTACGTCGTCCCCGAGGACGACCCGACGGCAGACGGATACGCACCCGTCTCGCAATTTCGAGAGAAACCGGACCGCGAGACGGCCACGCGGTTGCTCGAGCGCGACGCCTACTGGAACGCCGGCATCTTCGCGTGGACGCCAGAGGCGCTGTTGCGGGAGGCCCGGCGTTCGCCACTGGAGCCGATGCTGTCGGCGCTCGAGGACGGCGACCTCGAGGCCGCGTTCGCCGCCGTCGACCCGGAGAGCGTCGACTACGCGATCATGGAGCGAACCGATCGGGCCGCCGTCACGCCGCTTTCGGTCGAGTGGGACGACCTCGGGACGTGGGATTCGATCGGCACGATA
Protein-coding sequences here:
- a CDS encoding replication factor A (Replication protein A protects and stabilize the intermediate ssDNA that is generated by the unwinding action of a DNA helicase at the replication fork. In addition, SSBs prevent the formation of secondary structures by single-stranded template DNA.) — its product is MSDVRQHAEDIHEQFSDHLDVDVEDVEGRLTTLVDEYKVPIDEARRSVTNHYLDEAGLERDDLAGSASQEASVEDVDEPEQWIDLTAKVIELWEPRSDSIAQVGLLGDPTGTIKFTKWAKSDLPTLEEGGVYRLRNVVTDEYQGRYSVKLNSTTVIEELDEDLEVGNDTSEVEGALVDMQSGSGLIKRCPHEGCTRVLQNGRCSEHGEVEGEFDLRIKGVVDDGIDAHEVIFDKEATEALTGISLEEAKEMAMDALDTTVVADEIAEKILGTYYRVEGPTFGRYVLADEVEELDGPVDGEELLIKARSM
- a CDS encoding sulfite oxidase, with amino-acid sequence MATDQSRASRHDEIEAILERKGGVRETRDEEDKYTVVGAASRRTYANWLTPVEEHFVCHRNDIPDAEADSWTVSLAGGLEGEYTLAELKDEFPTVAVAHTMECAGNGRGQHRPETGSVQWGYEAAGTAVWTGTPIRSVVRDQLDSAVDDAWLTAVGGDPSDGEDVFARSIPLSKAVDDCILAYEMNGQPLPPEHGFPVRVIVPGWYGVNSVKWVDELRLMDTMVVENSLDRPGEHAYWQQEAYRLHPADVEPESNETVETVDTWDQFEAGEPEHPYTFDQTVMSVIGAPDGESPVFVSDDETVEITGVAWAGDDDVTQVEVSTDGGDTWDAAELFGPDYAGAWRLFRYDWEATPGTHVLASRATDERGRRQPMRISNPDAWRDALEDDEFPWNEGGYAANAVEPNAVEVDVESP
- a CDS encoding DUF7091 family protein, encoding MADRRRLERFLRSKLREAGQQYEEFRRSSDGQLEEAREAYQVARNARGLPTDDAGRAKIVCRRYAERRAAKLDEEFRPACYEAGHPDCEGCVEDVHEGRIETW
- a CDS encoding mannose-1-phosphate guanylyltransferase, coding for MDRPIVACVLAGGTGTRLYPASRSDRPKQFHALAGETSLLSRTLERVGFADERYVLTREAFADDVRELAPDVGVLVEPAPRDTGPALVYAAWRLREQVDDAVLVCLPSDHHVGDDLAFTRALERAARIAANTGDLVTLGVAPTRPATGYGYVVPEDDPTADGYAPVSQFREKPDRETATRLLERDAYWNAGIFAWTPEALLREARRSPLEPMLSALEDGDLEAAFAAVDPESVDYAIMERTDRAAVTPLSVEWDDLGTWDSIGTILEGGDDENVRLDDDAVLSVDATGNVVAAPETHVSLVGVEDLIVAAFDDRLLVASRDDAERVREVVSRLREEGEF